The following proteins come from a genomic window of Candidatus Cloacimonadota bacterium:
- a CDS encoding T9SS type A sorting domain-containing protein has protein sequence MKKMTLSVILLFLISAQFAQFQAPEILGLRDYFTAPEQCASIYMFCNEITAPNFDHYEFYWDGEYVDEWNFPNMCYMFVDFTLYSYHTAGVKAIYSTGESEISSINFYLSEPFYDVPQNLTLTNDFNNSSVLFQWEEPEMSGSDPPVPLEYDIYLDGDLIATSSELSFTFENMVYGQSYVVGIAVNYSDGHTSQTFHPILTKELYYCELDPPEQITIDDMEGILSWQNPDQGDIIGGSIMNLVAPMMWPTYWPVADQPATLGDSTNFVNLMWSLASWNHSQAEDRECIWIDNANLCAPTLYASTDATNITQLNNALSLNYSEDSVYLYDGDTSLDGYGDFVALFNSDSGYYGVFQLLDVDAFIEEFNGFSALNFHASWWFQTNGSDDFSDAPRYFPLYYNIYLDGELIDCVSYELIVNDYGMPLVVDPLLLPTNQFEYQFENLVGGQDYVVDIEAVYRVGTASPQTIEFTYGGAEAGNPLLPVTKLIGNYPNPFNPETIISFSTTNSDELTQIQIYNLKGQKVKQLVNCQLEAGHHSAIWNGTDETGKTVSSGVYFYKMNSGNFHETRKMILMK, from the coding sequence ATGAAAAAAATGACTTTAAGTGTGATTCTGCTGTTTCTCATTAGCGCTCAATTTGCTCAGTTTCAAGCTCCTGAAATTCTTGGGTTAAGAGATTATTTTACTGCTCCGGAACAATGTGCCAGTATCTATATGTTCTGTAATGAAATTACAGCTCCGAACTTTGATCATTACGAGTTTTACTGGGATGGCGAATATGTTGACGAATGGAACTTTCCAAATATGTGTTATATGTTTGTTGATTTTACTCTGTATTCATATCATACAGCAGGTGTAAAGGCTATTTATAGCACTGGCGAATCGGAGATCAGCTCAATCAATTTTTATCTGAGTGAACCGTTTTATGATGTACCACAGAACTTGACATTAACCAATGATTTCAATAATTCTTCCGTTCTATTTCAATGGGAAGAACCTGAAATGAGTGGTTCTGATCCACCGGTTCCATTAGAATACGATATCTATCTGGATGGTGATTTAATCGCGACGTCATCAGAGCTTAGTTTTACTTTTGAGAATATGGTTTATGGGCAAAGCTACGTTGTTGGCATCGCTGTAAATTATAGCGATGGACATACATCGCAAACATTTCATCCGATACTTACCAAAGAGTTGTATTACTGTGAGTTAGACCCACCTGAACAAATCACAATCGATGATATGGAAGGGATTTTGAGTTGGCAAAATCCAGACCAGGGTGACATAATTGGTGGTTCAATAATGAATCTAGTTGCGCCAATGATGTGGCCAACCTATTGGCCTGTAGCTGATCAGCCAGCAACATTGGGAGATAGCACAAATTTTGTGAATCTTATGTGGAGTCTTGCTTCTTGGAATCATAGTCAAGCAGAAGACAGGGAATGTATCTGGATAGATAATGCAAATTTATGCGCTCCGACCCTATATGCTTCTACTGATGCTACCAATATAACTCAATTAAATAATGCTTTATCCTTAAATTATTCTGAAGACTCAGTATATCTATATGATGGTGATACCAGCCTGGATGGGTATGGCGATTTTGTAGCGTTATTCAATTCTGATTCAGGATATTATGGTGTTTTTCAACTTCTTGATGTTGATGCTTTTATTGAAGAGTTTAATGGTTTCAGTGCCTTAAATTTCCATGCCAGCTGGTGGTTCCAGACAAATGGCAGCGATGATTTCAGCGATGCTCCCCGATATTTTCCTCTTTACTATAATATTTATCTGGATGGTGAATTGATTGATTGTGTAAGCTATGAACTTATAGTGAATGACTATGGTATGCCCTTAGTGGTCGATCCTCTTTTGTTACCCACAAATCAATTCGAATATCAATTTGAGAATCTTGTTGGCGGCCAGGATTATGTTGTAGATATCGAAGCGGTCTATCGAGTTGGTACTGCTTCTCCTCAAACCATCGAATTCACTTATGGCGGTGCGGAAGCTGGTAATCCACTTCTTCCAGTTACTAAACTGATTGGCAATTATCCAAATCCATTTAATCCTGAAACTATAATTAGTTTTTCAACCACGAATTCAGACGAATTAACGCAAATCCAGATTTATAATTTGAAAGGGCAGAAAGTGAAACAACTTGTCAACTGTCAGCTGGAAGCTGGTCATCATTCTGCGATTTGGAATGGAACCGATGAAACTGGAAAAACTGTTTCCAGCGGTGTATATTTCTACAAGATGAATAGTGGAAATTTTCATGAAACCAGGAAAATGATCCTGATGAAATAA
- a CDS encoding glyceraldehyde-3-phosphate dehydrogenase, with the protein MSAGLSKKKLLGINGLGRIGKLTLWYHILNRKFDGIVINMGRDVGKSLEDLIQTILADSTYGTLDHFLYGYTGKTCNVKIIDKEINQIEIEGFPVKILNKQRNPKDINWKNEGVRLVVECTGQFLDPTKSDSETRGSVLGHLTSGAQKVITSAPFKMKNGTKAEVNQYPTFIYGINHLDYDPTKHDVISAASCTTTGLAHMINPLLEDKETNDILTASMSTVHAATNTQSVLDSVPKSGAKDLRKNRSVINNIILSTTGAAKTLEKVLPQIINFGFMADSIRIPTNTVSLISLNITFNSRVDDDGLPILTADYLKNIYKMVANGSQKGILHFAARQNVSSDLLGFPAAIIIEGDAIHTRTGFLKVSSDVLSSIGFKDAQDINIPVTHAKIMGWYDNEFGSYVNSLGKLTEHVASHMG; encoded by the coding sequence ATGAGCGCCGGTTTAAGTAAAAAGAAACTACTGGGAATTAACGGATTAGGCCGAATTGGAAAATTGACTCTTTGGTACCATATTCTTAACAGAAAATTTGATGGCATCGTCATTAATATGGGAAGAGATGTTGGTAAAAGTCTGGAAGATCTGATACAAACTATCCTGGCAGATTCCACTTATGGCACATTAGACCATTTTCTGTATGGCTACACGGGAAAAACATGTAATGTTAAAATCATTGATAAGGAAATTAATCAAATAGAAATTGAAGGTTTTCCTGTTAAGATTTTGAATAAGCAAAGAAATCCAAAAGATATTAATTGGAAGAATGAAGGTGTCAGGCTGGTGGTAGAATGTACCGGACAATTCCTCGATCCAACCAAATCGGACAGTGAAACCAGAGGAAGTGTGCTGGGTCATCTTACATCCGGTGCCCAAAAGGTTATCACAAGCGCACCTTTTAAGATGAAAAATGGAACTAAAGCAGAAGTAAACCAATATCCTACTTTTATCTACGGTATCAATCATCTGGATTACGATCCAACCAAGCACGATGTAATCTCTGCTGCCAGCTGCACAACAACAGGTCTGGCTCACATGATAAATCCACTTTTGGAAGATAAAGAAACCAATGATATTCTTACTGCTTCCATGTCCACAGTTCATGCTGCCACAAACACTCAAAGCGTTCTAGATTCAGTTCCCAAATCTGGAGCCAAAGATCTTCGGAAAAATCGATCTGTAATCAATAATATTATACTTTCCACCACCGGTGCTGCCAAAACTCTGGAAAAGGTTCTGCCGCAGATCATCAACTTTGGCTTCATGGCAGATTCGATTCGAATTCCCACCAATACTGTTTCACTCATTTCGTTGAATATAACCTTCAATTCGCGTGTGGATGATGATGGTTTACCCATCCTGACAGCTGATTACTTAAAGAATATTTACAAAATGGTAGCCAACGGATCACAAAAGGGTATACTGCATTTTGCTGCTCGTCAGAATGTTTCCAGCGATCTGCTGGGATTTCCAGCTGCTATAATAATTGAAGGAGACGCTATTCATACCAGAACAGGTTTTCTGAAAGTTTCTTCTGATGTGCTTTCCTCAATTGGCTTCAAGGATGCCCAGGATATAAATATTCCAGTTACCCATGCCAAGATCATGGGCTGGTACGATAATGAATTTGGCAGCTACGTTAACAGCCTGGGCAAACTCACTGAACATGTCGCTTCTCATATGGGATAA
- a CDS encoding cytochrome C biogenesis protein, whose protein sequence is MFELFEKLTLALYGNPALAIGASFLWGILSILLSPCHLASIPLVIAFINEQNDISTRKAFFISFNFSIGILITLLIAVVISSFAGLLLGSFDLILKIVVSLVLLLVGLYFLGVVPLPDFGSGKDRRIKNRPYLSGLVLGLIFGLALGPCALAFMAPILGIVIANISTQFWFCMGLVLAFITGHCGVLILAGTFTEMVKKYLVWNTASRGTKVIRIICGILIIIAALDTFWNAIN, encoded by the coding sequence ATGTTTGAATTGTTTGAAAAACTTACGCTGGCACTTTACGGTAATCCTGCTTTAGCAATTGGAGCTAGTTTTCTGTGGGGAATCTTAAGTATTCTACTCAGTCCGTGTCATCTGGCCAGTATTCCGCTTGTGATCGCATTCATTAATGAGCAGAATGATATTTCAACCAGAAAAGCTTTTTTCATATCATTCAATTTTTCGATTGGAATTCTGATCACATTGCTCATTGCAGTTGTGATCTCTTCCTTTGCCGGTTTACTGCTGGGCAGTTTTGATCTGATTTTGAAAATAGTTGTAAGCCTCGTTTTATTGCTGGTTGGACTATATTTTCTGGGAGTAGTTCCACTGCCGGATTTTGGCTCTGGCAAAGATCGTCGAATTAAGAATCGTCCTTATCTTTCCGGATTAGTTTTGGGACTAATTTTTGGATTGGCTCTGGGCCCATGTGCACTGGCTTTTATGGCTCCGATCCTGGGGATTGTGATTGCCAATATTTCAACCCAATTCTGGTTTTGTATGGGCTTGGTTCTTGCATTCATAACAGGACATTGTGGAGTGTTAATTTTAGCAGGAACATTCACAGAAATGGTGAAAAAATATCTGGTCTGGAATACTGCTTCCAGGGGAACGAAAGTAATCAGGATAATTTGCGGGATATTGATTATAATTGCAGCATTAGATACATTTTGGAATGCAATAAATTAA
- a CDS encoding thioredoxin family protein, with amino-acid sequence MKKIIILILFLAIGICFAQTSEQDSTSVKPKITFLELGSKTCVPCKMMEPVLESIREKYGDQIQVIFHDVKKKQEIAEKYKIRMIPTQIFLDAEGNEIHRHIGFYAEEQIDEFLQTQGLTKIH; translated from the coding sequence ATGAAAAAAATTATAATACTTATTTTATTCCTTGCAATAGGAATATGTTTTGCCCAAACTTCAGAACAAGATTCAACTTCGGTTAAACCAAAAATAACTTTTCTCGAATTAGGCTCGAAAACCTGCGTTCCGTGCAAAATGATGGAACCTGTTCTGGAATCGATTCGGGAAAAATATGGTGATCAGATCCAGGTGATCTTTCATGATGTAAAAAAGAAGCAGGAAATTGCTGAGAAATACAAGATCAGGATGATCCCGACCCAGATTTTCCTGGATGCAGAGGGCAATGAAATTCACCGGCATATCGGCTTTTATGCTGAAGAGCAGATCGATGAATTTCTGCAGACCCAAGGCTTGACTAAGATTCATTAA
- a CDS encoding thioredoxin family protein, whose amino-acid sequence MVIKILGSGCAKCKKLYANTEVALKESGVEATVEKVEDINKIIDYGVMMTPALVIDEDVKSVGKVLSPKDIIKLIS is encoded by the coding sequence ATGGTTATTAAAATTTTGGGAAGTGGTTGTGCTAAATGCAAAAAGCTTTATGCAAACACAGAAGTGGCTCTAAAAGAATCTGGAGTTGAAGCGACAGTGGAAAAAGTCGAAGATATTAACAAAATAATCGATTATGGTGTGATGATGACACCGGCTCTGGTAATTGATGAAGATGTGAAATCAGTGGGAAAAGTTCTTTCCCCAAAAGATATAATTAAATTAATTTCTTGA